In the Topomyia yanbarensis strain Yona2022 chromosome 3, ASM3024719v1, whole genome shotgun sequence genome, one interval contains:
- the LOC131691023 gene encoding ubiquitin-conjugating enzyme E2 W isoform X1 — protein MLNRFLMRKEKPYKSESISSSTSAAIQDAAKDNRKLILDSGRWERRLQKELMSLIKEPPPGVTVDEDSVSQNLTQWIINIDGVEGTLYEGEHFQLLFKFNNKYPFDSPEVTFIGSNIPVHPHVYSNGHICLSILTDDWSPALSVQSVCLSISSMLSSCREKRRPPDNGIYVKTCNKNPKKTKWWYHDDSV, from the exons ATGTTGAACCGGTTTTTGATGCGCAAAGAAAAACCTTACAAATCGGAAAGTATCTCTTCGTCGACCAGTGCCGCCATACAGGATGCGGCTAAAGACAACCGGAAGCTGATTCTGGACAGCGGTCGGTGGGAG CGGCGATTACAAAAAGAACTGATGTCCCTTATAAAAGAGCCTCCTCCAGGAGTTACGGTGGACGAAGACAGCGTTAGTCAAAATTTAACTCA ATGGATAATAAATATCGATGGTGTGGAAGGTACCCTGTACGAAGGAGAACATTTTCAactattatttaaatttaacaaTAAGTATCCCTTTGATTCGCCAGAG GTGACATTCATAGGTTCCAATATTCCTGTGCATCCGCACGTCTACTCCAACGGTCACATCTGCCTATCAATACTGACAGACGACTG GTCCCCCGCGTTATCAGTGCAATCAGTATGCCTCAGCATATCATCGATGCTGAGCAGTTGTCGAGAAAAAAGGCGTCCCCCGGACAACGGAATCTATGTTAAAACGTGCAACAAAAATCCGAAGAAAACCAAATGGTGGTATCACG